The Roseibium sp. Sym1 nucleotide sequence ATGGGCGAGGTTCCGGTTCTTGACCATCGCGGCAAGCTGCTGACCCAATCCGCGGTGATCATGGACTACCTGGTCGAGAAGTTCGGACGCTTCGGCTGGGACACGGATGAGGAACGGCGCGAAGTGCTGCGCTGGACCATCTTCGACAACCAGAAGGTATCCGGCCTGATCGGCCCCTTGCGCTTCATGCGCACGCTGGCAAAGACCGGCGAGACCGACGTGACCAAATTCCTGGACGGCCGTGCCCGGGGGGCGCTTGCCATCATGGACAAGCATTTCGCCGGGACCGAATTCGCCATCGGCGCGAAGCCGACAACCGCCGATTTCTCGCTGTGCAGCTATCTCTTTTATGACGGCGAGCTCGGCATCGACCTTGCCGCCTACCCGAATGTTGTCGCCTGGCTGGACCGGATCAAGGCCCTGCCCGGCTGGAAACACCCCTATGACCTCATGCCCGGCCACCCGTTGCCGGACAGCAATTGAGGATGATCTGATCTAGAGGAGGATCTGATGCCCGAAGCCTATATTTACGACCACGTGCGCACGCCGCGCGGCCGGGGCAAGAAGGACGGCGCCCTGCACGAAGTGCCCGCCGTCCGTCTTGCCGCAACGGCGCTGGAAGCCATCCGCGACCGCAACGGCCTTGACACCGGACGTGTCGACGACGTCGTGCTCGGCTGTGTCGACCCGGTCGGCGAGGCCGGCGGCGACATTGCCCGCGCGGCGGTGTTCGCAGCGGGGTACGAGACATCGGTTCCGGGCATGCAGATCAACCGCTTTTGCGCCTCGGGTCTCGACGCGGTCAACATGGCCTCCGCGCAGGTCATGTCCGGCCAGCACAAGCTGGTCATCGCCGGCGGTGTCGAGAGCATGAGCCGCGTCGGCCTCGGCGCTTCCGGGGGCGCCTGGCCGATCGAGCCGCAAGTTGCCATCCCCTCCTATTTCATGCCGCAGGGCGTGTCCGCCGACCTGATCGCCACCAAATACGGCTTTTCCCGCGACGACTGCGATGCCTACGCGGTGGAAAGCCAGAAACGCGCCGGCAAGTCCTGGGACGAGGGCCGGTTCTCCAAATCCGTCGTGCCGGTGAGAGACATCAACGGCATCACCATTCTCGACCGGGACGAGCACATGCGTCCGGACACGGACATGCAATCCCTGGCCTCGCTCAACCCATCCTTCGAGATGATGGGCGCGATGGGTGGTTTCGACGCGGTCGGCATCCAGGCCCATCCGGAAGTCGAGGCCATCAAGCACGTGCACCACGCCGGCAACTCCTCCGGCATCGTCGACGGTGCCGCCGCCGTCCTGATCGGTTCCAGCACCGCGGGACGGTCGTCCGGTTTGAAACCGCGCGCGCGCATCAAGGCCTTCGCCAATATCGGCTCCGAACCCGCGCTGATGCTGACCGGGCCGGTGGATGTCACCGAGAAGCTCCTGAAGAACGCCAAGATGGAGATGAAGGATATCGATCTCATCGAGATCAACGAGGCCTTTGCCTCCGTCGTGCTGCGCTATCAGCAGGCGTTCGACCTCGACCCGGGGACCGTCAACGTCAATGGCGGCGCGATTGCGCTCGGCCATCCGCTCGGCGCCACCGGCGCCATGATCCTGGGCACCGTTCTGGACGAACTGGAGCGACGCGATCTCAACACCGCCCTTGTCACGCTGTGCATCGGCGCCGGCATGGGAACGGCTACCATCATCGAACGGGTCTGAGCCATGATCAGCAACATCGAAAAGGAATTCGGTGCGATCACCGACTACTGGTCGCCGCGGGTCGTGGCCGATGTCAACAACCAGAGCGTCAAGCTGGCCAAGCTGAAGGGCGAATTCGTCTGGCATGATCACGAGGACGAGGACGAACTGTTCTTCATCGTCAAGGGCTCCCTGACCATCCGCTACCGGGATCGGGAGGACGCGGTGCTTTCCACCGGCGACATGCATGTCGTCCCGAAAGGCGTCGAGCACAACCCGATCGCCGAAGAGGAATGCTGGGTGATGCTGTTCGAGCCCGCGGAAACCAAACACACCGGCGACGTCGTCGTTGAAGGCACCAAGACGGCAGCGCAGCAGCGCGCCCACCTGCCTTCCGGCACCGCCTGACCCCGAGGAGGATTTTCAAGATGAGCTACAAGAATTTCACCATTGAAACCGATGAGGACGGTTTCGCCCTGATCACCTGGGACATGCCGGAAAAGTCGATGAATGTCATCGATCTCTCCGTGATGGACGAATTGGACGCCCTGGTCGACAAGGTCGCCGGCGACGACGCCATCAAGGGCGCGGTGATCACCTCCGGCAAGGCGGCCTTTTCCGGCGGTGCCGACTTGACCATGCTGGAAGGCCTCCTGAAGGACTTCCACGTCAAGCGGGGCAACGATCCGGAGGCGGCCGCAAAGGCCCTCTTTGAAGGCTCGCGCAAGCTGTCTCAGGTCTATCGCAAGCTGGAAACCTGCGGCAAACCCTTCGTCGCCGCGGTTGCCGGCACCTGCATGGGCGGCGGCACCGAGCTGGCGCTGGCCTGCCACGGCCGCGTCGTTGACGAGGGCCTGAAGATGGGCCTGCCGGAAGTGAAGGTCGGGCTTTTCCCGGGCGCCGGCGGCACACAGCGCGTCATGCGCATGACCGACGGCCAGCAGGGCATGCAGTTCCTGCTTCAAGGCCGCACCCTGCGTGCACCGCAGGCCAAGCAGATGAAGCTGGTCGACGAGGTCACCGGCACCAAGAAGCTGGTGGCTGCCGCCAAGAAGATGCTGAAGGCCGGCCTCGACCCGGTCAAGGACTGGGACAAGAAGGGCTACAAGCTGCCGGGCGGCAAGGTCTATTCTCCGGCCGGGTTCCAGTTCTGGCCGGCGGCCAACGCGATCTACCGCCGCGAGACCTACGACAACTACCCGGGTGCCCGCTACCTGCTGCACTCGGTGGTCGAGGGCCTGCAACTGCCGATGGATCTCGCCCTTCAGGTGGAAAGCCGCTACTTCGCCAAGGTGCTGCAGACGCCGGAAGCGGCCAGCATGATCCGTTCGCTGTTCGTCTCCATGCAGGAGCTGAACAAACTGGCCCGCCGCCCTGTGGACCAGCGCCCGAACAAGATCAAGAAGGTCGGCATTCTGGGCGCCGGCTTCATGGGCGCCGGCATTGCCTATGTGACCGCCCAGGCCGGCATCGACGTCGTCCTGATCGACCGCAGCCAGGAAGCCGCCGACAAGGGCAAGGCCCATACCGACGAGCTGATGACCAAGGCCATCAAGCGTGGCCGCGGCACCGAGGAGCAGAAGGTGAAGCTTCTGTCGAAGATCAACGCCACCACCGACTACGAGACGCTCGGCGATTGCGACCTGGTGATCGAGGCGGTGTTCGAGGATCGCGACATCAAGAAGACCGTGAC carries:
- a CDS encoding glutathione S-transferase family protein; translation: MADYVLHCMAQSGHSYKVALMLELCGADWTPRWVDFFNGETRTEEFRSTLNEMGEVPVLDHRGKLLTQSAVIMDYLVEKFGRFGWDTDEERREVLRWTIFDNQKVSGLIGPLRFMRTLAKTGETDVTKFLDGRARGALAIMDKHFAGTEFAIGAKPTTADFSLCSYLFYDGELGIDLAAYPNVVAWLDRIKALPGWKHPYDLMPGHPLPDSN
- a CDS encoding 3-hydroxyacyl-CoA dehydrogenase NAD-binding domain-containing protein — its product is MSYKNFTIETDEDGFALITWDMPEKSMNVIDLSVMDELDALVDKVAGDDAIKGAVITSGKAAFSGGADLTMLEGLLKDFHVKRGNDPEAAAKALFEGSRKLSQVYRKLETCGKPFVAAVAGTCMGGGTELALACHGRVVDEGLKMGLPEVKVGLFPGAGGTQRVMRMTDGQQGMQFLLQGRTLRAPQAKQMKLVDEVTGTKKLVAAAKKMLKAGLDPVKDWDKKGYKLPGGKVYSPAGFQFWPAANAIYRRETYDNYPGARYLLHSVVEGLQLPMDLALQVESRYFAKVLQTPEAASMIRSLFVSMQELNKLARRPVDQRPNKIKKVGILGAGFMGAGIAYVTAQAGIDVVLIDRSQEAADKGKAHTDELMTKAIKRGRGTEEQKVKLLSKINATTDYETLGDCDLVIEAVFEDRDIKKTVTEQAEAVMKSRAIFASNTSTLPITSLAQASKRPKNFIGIHFFSPVDKMMLVEVILGKRTSDRALAMALDYIKAIKKTPIVVNDSRGFYTSRVVMTYIREGLMMLADGVPAAMIENAGKMAGMPVGPLSLGDEVALDLAWKIVSATRKDLGVKYVEGPLDNILEEMVVKQERFGRKNGKGFYDYKGRDKSLWPGIPDVVGQPKPADSFNIEELKQRLLVMQALETARIFEEKCLTDVREADVGSILGFGFAPYSGGTLSYIDMMGTPAFVDLCKKFTRKWGPRFKPNKLLREMAKENATFYGKFPPKAAEKVKDAA
- a CDS encoding acetyl-CoA C-acetyltransferase, with amino-acid sequence MPEAYIYDHVRTPRGRGKKDGALHEVPAVRLAATALEAIRDRNGLDTGRVDDVVLGCVDPVGEAGGDIARAAVFAAGYETSVPGMQINRFCASGLDAVNMASAQVMSGQHKLVIAGGVESMSRVGLGASGGAWPIEPQVAIPSYFMPQGVSADLIATKYGFSRDDCDAYAVESQKRAGKSWDEGRFSKSVVPVRDINGITILDRDEHMRPDTDMQSLASLNPSFEMMGAMGGFDAVGIQAHPEVEAIKHVHHAGNSSGIVDGAAAVLIGSSTAGRSSGLKPRARIKAFANIGSEPALMLTGPVDVTEKLLKNAKMEMKDIDLIEINEAFASVVLRYQQAFDLDPGTVNVNGGAIALGHPLGATGAMILGTVLDELERRDLNTALVTLCIGAGMGTATIIERV
- a CDS encoding cupin domain-containing protein; amino-acid sequence: MISNIEKEFGAITDYWSPRVVADVNNQSVKLAKLKGEFVWHDHEDEDELFFIVKGSLTIRYRDREDAVLSTGDMHVVPKGVEHNPIAEEECWVMLFEPAETKHTGDVVVEGTKTAAQQRAHLPSGTA